From Nitrospirota bacterium, the proteins below share one genomic window:
- a CDS encoding ATP-dependent 6-phosphofructokinase: MTEADMKREIPDFTVSRLGECSITSPMTDVPFVHDDGHVLFDSHLGKVRECLDAGCEPPQMEIAGPREKIFFEPSSLRCGIVTCGGICPGLNDVIRSIVLSLYNHYGVRTIYGFRFGFEGLVPKYGHEPVALTPETVKGIHKSGGSVLASSRGAQDIGVMADTLERLKIGVLFTIGGDGTLRGASAIAEEVKRRGLTISVIGIPKTIDNDIAFIQETFGFETAVTETKTSLYSAHVEATGARNGVGLVKLMGRHSGFIAAYATLANSEVNFCLVPEVPFTLEGFLASLEERLSKKGHALVVTAEGAGQYLMEDTHTRDASGNVRLGDIGIFLRDRIRRHFEEKHIEMNLKYIDPSYTIRSMPANARDAALCLLLGQNAVHAGMAGKTDMIVSGWRGDFTHVPISAAVSRRKQLDTEHWLWAAVLSSTGQPKSM; this comes from the coding sequence ATGACGGAGGCTGATATGAAAAGAGAAATTCCGGACTTTACTGTTTCCCGTCTTGGCGAGTGCAGTATCACTTCGCCCATGACCGATGTGCCGTTTGTCCATGACGACGGGCACGTGCTATTCGACTCCCATTTAGGGAAGGTCAGGGAGTGCCTTGACGCGGGTTGCGAGCCTCCGCAAATGGAGATAGCCGGTCCGAGGGAGAAGATATTCTTTGAACCTTCGTCCCTCAGATGCGGCATTGTCACCTGCGGCGGGATATGTCCGGGACTCAACGACGTGATCCGTTCCATAGTGCTCAGCCTTTACAACCATTACGGAGTGAGGACAATCTACGGTTTCCGTTTCGGCTTTGAGGGCCTTGTCCCCAAATACGGCCATGAACCAGTCGCCCTTACCCCTGAGACAGTAAAGGGCATTCATAAGAGCGGGGGATCGGTCCTCGCCTCATCCCGCGGGGCGCAGGATATCGGCGTGATGGCAGATACCCTTGAGCGATTGAAAATAGGGGTCCTCTTTACCATCGGAGGCGACGGGACCCTTCGCGGGGCGAGCGCGATCGCGGAGGAGGTGAAACGGCGGGGGCTGACGATCTCAGTTATAGGAATTCCAAAGACGATCGATAATGACATTGCTTTCATTCAGGAGACCTTTGGTTTTGAAACGGCTGTGACAGAGACAAAGACATCGCTCTACTCCGCGCACGTCGAGGCCACGGGTGCGCGTAACGGCGTCGGCCTCGTGAAGTTGATGGGACGCCACTCAGGATTTATCGCGGCATACGCGACACTCGCAAACAGCGAGGTAAATTTCTGCCTGGTGCCTGAGGTTCCCTTTACCCTTGAGGGTTTTCTCGCATCGCTGGAAGAGAGACTTTCAAAAAAGGGCCATGCCCTTGTTGTGACAGCCGAGGGGGCGGGACAGTACCTCATGGAGGACACGCATACCCGTGATGCTTCCGGCAATGTGCGGCTTGGGGACATCGGCATTTTTTTGAGGGACCGGATTAGACGCCATTTTGAAGAAAAGCATATTGAGATGAACCTGAAATATATTGACCCGAGCTATACGATCAGGAGTATGCCTGCGAATGCGCGGGACGCGGCCCTCTGCCTCCTGCTCGGACAGAATGCGGTCCACGCGGGAATGGCGGGAAAGACAGACATGATCGTCAGTGGATGGCGCGGAGATTTCACGCACGTGCCGATCTCTGCGGCAGTTTCGCGGCGCAAACAGCTTGACACCGAACACTGGCTTTGGGCCGCGGTGCTTTCATCCACCGGGCAGCCAAAGAGCATGTGA
- the pyk gene encoding pyruvate kinase — MDLSPNKTRIVCTIGPSSDSPEILREMIRAGMNVARLNFSHGAFEEHKRVIGSIRAAAKEEGRRVAILADLPGPKIRIGMLANEPVWLKPGSLIKLTTEECVGDEQRVFVSFSKLPRVVKQGDIIFLSDGLIQLEVVRVEGSDVQCRVIVGGELRSRKGLNLPGIDLGISAFTERDRECLRFALEAGVDAVSQSFVERASDITAVRDAATSLGYNPFVIAKIERSSALDHLDEIIEAADGIMIARGDLGVEIPIERIAVVQKHLIRETNLRAKPVITATQMLESMTDNRRPTRAEATDVANAILDGTDCVMLSEESATGKYPVEAVSVLSRIAASTEPHRPMCGIKDSSPDIKSLISLSVETIFEHSAPAAVFVPTKSGATARSISRFRLPVWIVAVTSHEATCQRLQFTYGVFAVCEPSHPENWRVYVKDWLASHSIKGKFVVLTEGPSSRHSETNHRVEIIEIEGPS; from the coding sequence ATGGACCTGTCACCCAACAAAACCAGGATCGTCTGCACAATTGGCCCTTCTTCTGATTCGCCGGAAATTTTACGGGAGATGATCAGGGCCGGCATGAATGTGGCGCGCCTCAATTTTTCACACGGCGCATTTGAAGAACATAAGAGAGTTATCGGCTCTATCCGCGCGGCGGCAAAAGAAGAAGGCAGGCGTGTCGCAATCCTCGCAGATCTTCCGGGCCCGAAGATACGCATAGGAATGCTTGCAAATGAACCGGTCTGGCTGAAGCCGGGCTCTTTAATTAAACTGACCACCGAAGAGTGCGTTGGAGATGAGCAGCGCGTCTTTGTCAGTTTCAGTAAATTGCCCCGGGTGGTGAAACAGGGTGACATTATTTTTTTAAGCGACGGCCTGATCCAGCTTGAAGTGGTCCGTGTCGAAGGCAGCGACGTGCAGTGCCGCGTCATAGTTGGCGGAGAGCTGCGCTCCCGGAAGGGACTTAATCTGCCGGGCATAGACCTCGGCATCAGCGCATTCACCGAACGCGACCGCGAGTGCCTGCGCTTTGCGCTTGAAGCTGGCGTTGATGCGGTCAGCCAGTCATTCGTCGAGAGGGCCTCGGACATCACGGCAGTGCGGGACGCGGCGACATCACTCGGATATAATCCATTTGTCATCGCCAAGATCGAACGGTCGAGCGCGCTCGATCATCTCGATGAGATCATCGAAGCAGCGGACGGCATCATGATCGCCCGAGGAGACCTCGGAGTTGAAATTCCGATTGAGCGGATCGCGGTTGTTCAGAAGCATTTGATACGAGAAACGAACCTGCGCGCCAAGCCGGTGATCACGGCAACTCAGATGCTTGAGTCGATGACGGACAACCGGAGGCCCACAAGGGCGGAGGCCACTGATGTGGCGAACGCCATTCTCGACGGCACTGATTGTGTCATGCTTTCCGAGGAGTCGGCCACAGGAAAGTATCCTGTAGAGGCTGTCTCGGTATTGTCGAGGATTGCCGCTTCTACTGAGCCCCATCGCCCAATGTGCGGTATAAAAGATTCTTCGCCGGACATCAAAAGCCTTATCTCCCTCAGCGTCGAGACGATCTTTGAACATTCTGCCCCGGCTGCGGTATTCGTTCCGACAAAGAGCGGGGCTACGGCAAGGAGCATTTCGCGGTTCAGGCTTCCAGTCTGGATAGTTGCCGTCACGTCGCATGAGGCGACCTGCCAGAGACTGCAATTTACTTATGGAGTATTTGCGGTGTGCGAACCCTCGCATCCTGAGAACTGGCGTGTGTACGTTAAGGACTGGCTCGCGTCGCACAGCATCAAAGGTAAATTCGTGGTGCTGACAGAGGGGCCTTCTTCAAGGCACTCTGAAACGAACCATCGTGTCGAGATCATCGAGATCGAGGGACCGAGTTAA
- a CDS encoding acetate kinase, protein MKVLVINSGSSSIKYQVFDAVEFSVLATGLLERIGEHNSRLVHRWRESSGSFVERIYGGQVSDHRQGLILVDTVIEESGIIGNRNELSGIGHRVVHGGEIFHEPVLIDNTVVDSVRRLLPLAPLHNPANLMGIEASLEHMPDVPQVAVFDTSFHQTMPEHAFLYALPYELYTEHHVRRYGFHGTSHQYVANRAAGHLGRPLLELDLITLHLGNGASAAALKGGKSIDTSMGMTPLEGLIMGTRCGDIDPAIQFYLSRSAGKTSDELESLLNHESGLLGICGANDMREIQRSAEQGNKRARLAITMFCYRIKKYIGAYYAVLGRVDAIVFTGGIGENASQVRKGSCEGLDCLGIMIDDDKNKLQYEGVFEIQRAEGQVKLLVVPTNEELAIARQTMQIISASGVTPKNVQ, encoded by the coding sequence ATGAAGGTCCTCGTCATCAACTCCGGGAGCTCATCGATAAAGTATCAGGTGTTCGACGCCGTGGAGTTCTCCGTGCTCGCAACCGGACTGCTCGAAAGGATCGGAGAACACAACAGCAGGCTCGTTCACCGGTGGAGAGAATCGTCGGGCAGTTTCGTGGAAAGAATTTATGGGGGGCAGGTTTCAGACCATAGACAAGGTTTAATACTTGTTGACACCGTTATCGAAGAGTCCGGCATAATCGGAAACAGGAACGAACTCTCAGGCATAGGCCACCGCGTTGTCCACGGAGGAGAAATTTTCCACGAACCTGTATTGATAGACAATACGGTAGTGGATTCGGTCCGAAGGCTGCTGCCGCTTGCGCCTCTGCATAATCCTGCAAACCTGATGGGAATAGAGGCGTCCCTTGAGCATATGCCTGATGTGCCGCAGGTGGCGGTATTTGACACATCATTTCACCAGACAATGCCTGAGCACGCATTCCTTTACGCCCTTCCGTACGAGTTGTACACAGAACACCATGTCCGCAGGTACGGATTTCACGGGACATCGCATCAGTACGTTGCGAACCGGGCAGCCGGACATTTAGGAAGACCTCTGCTGGAACTGGACCTCATAACTCTTCACCTTGGAAACGGGGCGAGCGCGGCAGCTTTGAAAGGCGGCAAGAGCATTGATACCTCGATGGGCATGACCCCGCTCGAAGGCCTGATAATGGGGACCCGCTGCGGAGATATCGATCCTGCAATACAATTTTATTTAAGCAGAAGCGCCGGGAAAACGAGTGACGAATTAGAATCGCTGCTGAACCACGAGAGCGGGCTCCTCGGCATATGCGGCGCAAATGATATGCGCGAGATACAGCGGTCCGCGGAACAGGGGAACAAGAGGGCGCGGCTTGCGATCACGATGTTCTGTTACAGGATAAAGAAATACATCGGCGCGTATTATGCTGTGCTGGGAAGGGTCGACGCGATAGTCTTTACCGGAGGGATAGGGGAAAATGCTTCGCAGGTGCGCAAGGGCTCATGCGAGGGACTCGATTGCCTCGGCATCATGATAGATGATGACAAAAACAAATTACAGTATGAAGGTGTCTTTGAGATACAGAGGGCTGAAGGGCAAGTAAAACTCCTCGTGGTCCCGACGAACGAGGAGCTCGCGATAGCGAGACAGACGATGCAAATAATTTCTGCATCCGGCGTAACACCAAAAAATGTTCAATGA